A single window of Abyssisolibacter fermentans DNA harbors:
- a CDS encoding ABC transporter ATP-binding protein — protein sequence MKAIEVNNLVKKYGDLTAVNNISFSVDEGSICAILGPNGSGKTTTIKSICNLIIPDEGEIKLFGKDNTKSIDKIAAMFEGTRNLYWRLTPRENLRYFAGISGLGGKKIDKKIDELLERFNLTDKRNVMVNNLSRGMRQKVAIAMTLISDTDVILLDEPTLGLDIKSFMDIKDILRDIASNLKKTVLLSTHDMNLVEEVCNDIVILNKGNIVAQDTMENLLDMFRSMTYEINLLDIISKEDKEYLSNLDYDFYYTNDDSVLEIDILNSKQLYDIIDVLKERNILVKEIKQKNINFERVYLSLTSGGVK from the coding sequence TTGAAAGCTATTGAGGTTAATAACTTAGTAAAAAAATATGGGGATTTAACAGCAGTAAATAATATTTCATTTTCAGTTGATGAAGGGAGTATATGTGCAATACTTGGTCCTAATGGGTCTGGTAAGACTACTACTATTAAAAGTATATGTAATTTAATAATTCCAGATGAAGGAGAAATAAAGCTGTTTGGTAAAGATAATACAAAATCTATAGATAAAATAGCTGCCATGTTCGAAGGGACTAGAAATCTATATTGGAGATTGACTCCAAGAGAAAATTTGAGATATTTTGCTGGTATAAGTGGTTTGGGTGGAAAGAAAATTGATAAAAAAATAGATGAACTACTAGAAAGATTCAATCTGACAGATAAGAGAAATGTAATGGTTAACAATCTATCTAGAGGTATGCGACAAAAGGTTGCTATAGCTATGACATTAATAAGTGATACTGATGTAATTCTGTTAGATGAACCAACTTTAGGATTAGACATTAAGAGCTTTATGGATATTAAAGATATATTAAGAGATATTGCTTCAAATCTAAAGAAAACTGTACTATTAAGCACTCATGATATGAATTTGGTTGAGGAAGTATGCAATGATATTGTTATATTAAATAAAGGGAATATAGTAGCACAAGACACAATGGAAAATCTTTTGGACATGTTTAGAAGTATGACTTATGAGATTAACTTATTAGATATTATTTCAAAAGAAGATAAGGAGTATTTATCAAACTTAGATTATGATTTTTATTATACAAATGATGACTCTGTTTTAGAGATAGATATACTAAATTCAAAGCAATTATATGATATTATAGATGTTTTAAAAGAAAGAAATATATTAGTTAAGGAAATAAAACAAAAAAATATTAATTTTGAAAGAGTGTATTTGAGTCTTACTAGCGGGGGTGTAAAGTGA